A genomic stretch from Pseudomonas sp. MUP55 includes:
- a CDS encoding MacB family efflux pump subunit: MTQPLLELKGITRSFMAGEREFIALKGIDLTIHAGEMLAIIGASGSGKSTLMNILGGLDYATAGSYKINGIETRSLGDEQLAELRRDYFGFIFQRYHLLAHLSALHNVEMPAIYAGTPETQRHSRARDLLARLGLAGHISHRPSQLSGGQQQRVSIARALMNGGEVILADEPTGALDTQSGKEVMRILAELHAAGHTVIIVTHDPKVAANAQRIVEVCDGEIVSDKANQSTGAQLPDQAPVEPRRSGARRLVASLGLFKEAFNMAWVALISHRMRTLLTMLGIVIGITSVVSISAIGEGAKRYVLKDIQAIGSNTIDIFSGTSFGDSRASAIETLMPSDVDALNQLYYVDSATPVVGRNLLLRFGNIDVDAQVNGVSDRYFKVKGLKLEAGIAFSESDARRQAQVVVIDHNTRQRLFGPNVDPLGQVILVGNLPCTVIGVTADNKNMFAASKALNVWVPYETAAGRLLGQRHLDSITVRIKDGQPSKVVEDNVNKLMLQRHGTKDFFTNNLDSIMQTVQKTSRSLALLLSLIAVISLLVGGIGVMNIMLVSVTERTREIGIRMAVGARQSDIRQQFLVEAVMVCLIGGIIGISLSYAIGYLFSLFVKEWEMVFSVGSIITAFACSTLIGIVFGFVPARNAARLDPIEALARD, from the coding sequence ATGACCCAACCTCTGTTGGAACTCAAGGGCATCACCCGCAGTTTCATGGCCGGTGAGCGCGAGTTCATTGCGCTCAAAGGCATCGATCTGACGATTCATGCCGGTGAGATGCTGGCGATCATCGGCGCGTCGGGTTCGGGTAAATCGACGCTGATGAACATCCTCGGCGGCCTGGATTACGCCACGGCGGGCAGTTACAAAATCAATGGCATCGAGACCCGTTCCCTGGGCGATGAGCAACTGGCGGAACTGCGCCGCGATTACTTCGGTTTCATCTTCCAGCGCTACCACCTGTTGGCGCACCTGAGTGCCTTGCACAATGTGGAAATGCCGGCGATTTACGCCGGCACCCCGGAAACGCAACGCCACAGCCGCGCGCGGGATCTGCTCGCACGCCTGGGCCTGGCGGGGCATATCAGCCATCGGCCGAGCCAGTTGTCCGGTGGCCAGCAGCAGCGCGTGAGTATCGCCCGGGCCTTGATGAACGGCGGTGAAGTGATCCTCGCCGACGAACCCACCGGGGCCCTGGATACCCAGAGTGGCAAGGAGGTGATGCGCATCCTCGCCGAGCTGCATGCGGCAGGGCACACGGTGATCATCGTCACCCACGACCCTAAGGTAGCGGCGAATGCCCAGCGTATCGTCGAGGTGTGCGACGGCGAGATCGTCAGCGACAAGGCCAATCAGAGCACCGGGGCGCAGCTGCCCGACCAAGCGCCGGTCGAGCCCAGGCGCAGCGGTGCCCGGCGCTTGGTGGCGAGCCTGGGGTTGTTCAAGGAGGCGTTCAACATGGCCTGGGTCGCGCTGATTTCCCATCGCATGCGCACCTTGTTGACCATGCTCGGCATCGTTATCGGCATCACCTCGGTGGTGTCGATCTCGGCCATCGGCGAGGGCGCCAAGCGCTATGTGCTCAAGGACATCCAGGCCATCGGCAGCAACACCATCGATATCTTTTCCGGCACCAGTTTCGGTGACAGCCGCGCCTCGGCCATCGAGACCCTGATGCCTTCGGATGTGGACGCGTTGAACCAGCTGTATTACGTCGACAGCGCCACCCCGGTGGTGGGACGCAACCTGTTGCTGCGCTTTGGCAACATCGACGTGGATGCACAGGTCAACGGCGTCAGCGATCGTTACTTCAAGGTCAAGGGCCTCAAGCTCGAAGCGGGCATCGCCTTCAGCGAAAGCGATGCACGGCGTCAGGCGCAAGTGGTGGTGATCGACCACAACACCCGCCAGCGCCTGTTCGGGCCGAACGTCGATCCGCTGGGCCAGGTGATCCTGGTCGGCAACCTGCCGTGCACGGTGATTGGGGTGACGGCGGACAACAAGAACATGTTTGCCGCCAGCAAGGCGTTGAATGTGTGGGTGCCGTATGAGACTGCGGCGGGGCGCTTGCTGGGCCAGCGTCATCTGGACAGCATCACCGTGCGCATCAAGGACGGCCAGCCGAGCAAGGTGGTGGAAGACAACGTCAATAAGCTCATGCTGCAACGCCACGGCACCAAGGACTTCTTCACCAACAACCTCGACAGCATCATGCAGACGGTACAGAAAACCAGCCGCTCACTGGCGCTGCTGTTGTCATTGATCGCGGTGATTTCGTTGCTGGTGGGTGGCATCGGGGTGATGAATATCATGCTGGTGTCGGTCACCGAACGCACCCGCGAGATTGGCATCCGCATGGCAGTCGGGGCGCGGCAGTCGGATATTCGTCAGCAGTTTCTGGTGGAGGCGGTGATGGTGTGTCTGATCGGCGGGATCATCGGCATCTCGTTGTCCTATGCCATCGGTTATCTGTTTTCGCTGTTCGTGAAGGAATGGGAAATGGTGTTTTCCGTGGGCTCGATCATCACCGCGTTCGCCTGCTCGACGCTGATCGGCATTGTGTTCGGCTTCGTGCCCGCACGGAACGCGGCACGGCTGGACCCCATCGAGGCATTGGCCCGCGACTGA
- the macA gene encoding macrolide transporter subunit MacA, which translates to MQTFKLRKIGIFAVLAIAVALIIYTVKAPADAPLYLTATVERGDIENAVLATGLLEGVKQVDVGAQVSGQLKSLKVKVGDKVKKGQWLAEIDPLILQNTLRKAQVDEENLQAQRRATAAQLKQARSVYERYKGLQDDESVSRQDFEDAESTYQVQQANLLALDAQIKSAHIQIDTAKINLDYTRINAPIDGDVVGIVTQEGQTVIASQLAPVLLKLADLDTMTVKAQVSEADVIHISPGQQVYFTILGEADKRYYAKLRGTEPAPQNFLETQTAGTPKQNTAVFYNALFDVPNPDHRLRIAMTAQVRIVLDTAEAALMVPVAALGPRNADGSYAVRVLDAKGKALVREVKTGINNNVKVQILDGLVEGDKVVIGDATPAVAGN; encoded by the coding sequence ATGCAAACGTTTAAGTTACGCAAAATCGGCATATTCGCAGTGTTGGCCATTGCCGTCGCATTGATTATCTACACCGTAAAGGCCCCCGCCGATGCGCCCCTGTACCTCACCGCCACGGTCGAGCGCGGCGATATCGAGAACGCCGTTCTGGCCACCGGCCTGCTGGAGGGCGTCAAGCAGGTCGACGTCGGTGCCCAGGTCTCCGGCCAGTTGAAATCTCTCAAGGTCAAGGTCGGCGACAAGGTCAAAAAGGGCCAGTGGCTGGCCGAAATCGACCCGCTGATCCTGCAGAACACCCTGCGCAAAGCTCAGGTCGATGAGGAAAACCTGCAGGCCCAACGCCGTGCCACGGCGGCGCAGCTCAAGCAGGCCAGGTCGGTGTATGAGCGTTACAAGGGCTTGCAGGACGATGAGTCGGTGTCGCGCCAGGACTTCGAAGACGCCGAGTCTACCTACCAGGTACAGCAGGCCAATCTGCTGGCCCTGGACGCCCAGATCAAAAGCGCACACATCCAGATCGACACCGCCAAGATCAACCTGGACTACACCCGCATCAATGCGCCCATCGACGGTGATGTGGTGGGCATCGTCACCCAGGAAGGCCAGACCGTGATTGCCAGCCAGCTCGCGCCAGTGCTGCTCAAGCTGGCCGACCTGGACACCATGACCGTCAAGGCCCAGGTCTCGGAAGCCGATGTGATTCATATCAGCCCCGGCCAGCAGGTGTATTTCACCATCCTCGGCGAGGCCGACAAACGCTACTACGCCAAGTTGCGGGGTACTGAACCTGCGCCGCAGAACTTCCTGGAAACCCAGACCGCCGGCACGCCCAAGCAGAATACGGCGGTGTTCTATAACGCGCTGTTTGACGTGCCCAACCCCGACCACCGCCTGCGCATCGCCATGACCGCCCAGGTGCGCATCGTGCTCGACACCGCCGAGGCGGCGCTGATGGTGCCGGTGGCGGCACTCGGGCCGCGCAATGCCGATGGCAGCTATGCGGTGCGGGTGCTGGACGCCAAGGGCAAGGCGCTGGTGCGTGAGGTCAAGACCGGCATCAACAACAACGTCAAGGTGCAGATCCTCGACGGCCTGGTCGAGGGCGATAAAGTCGTGATCGGCGATGCTACGCCTGCCGTGGCGGGGAACTGA